In Nocardioides sp., the following proteins share a genomic window:
- a CDS encoding cysteine desulfurase family protein, with protein MTVYLDHAATTPMLPVAVEALSARLSDVGNPSSLHASGRAARRVVEESRETIAAALNCRPGEVVFTSGGTEADNLAVKGIFWSRRDADPRRVRILSTAVEHHAVLDPLIWLAEHEGAEVELLPVDEEGRLDVAALEAAIARDPDSVALVTAMWANNEVGTVQPLADVTRIARAVGIPVHTDAVQAVGSVPVDFATSGVDALTFTGHKLGGPFGVGALVVRREVDVTPLDHGGGQERIRSGTLDTPAIASMAAAVEAAVKSQTEHAAQVSALRDDLVRRVIEVVPDAHLHGAGPGPERLPGNAHLGFPGCEGDSLLMLLDARGIECSTGSACSAGVPQPSHVLLAMGCEEEQARHSLRFTFGHTSVPGDVDAVVTAIGPAVERARSANSRMR; from the coding sequence ATGACTGTCTATCTCGACCACGCCGCGACGACGCCGATGCTGCCCGTCGCCGTCGAGGCGTTGAGCGCGCGGCTGAGTGATGTGGGCAACCCGTCGTCGCTGCACGCGTCGGGGCGTGCGGCCCGTCGAGTGGTGGAGGAATCGCGCGAGACGATCGCCGCCGCGCTCAACTGTCGCCCCGGTGAGGTGGTGTTCACCTCAGGTGGCACCGAGGCCGACAACCTGGCCGTCAAGGGAATCTTCTGGTCGCGCCGAGACGCCGACCCTCGACGCGTACGCATCCTGTCGACGGCCGTCGAGCATCATGCGGTCCTCGACCCGCTGATCTGGCTGGCCGAGCACGAAGGCGCCGAGGTCGAGTTGCTGCCGGTCGACGAGGAGGGCCGTCTCGACGTCGCGGCATTGGAGGCGGCGATCGCGCGCGATCCCGACTCGGTGGCGCTGGTCACCGCGATGTGGGCCAACAACGAGGTCGGCACCGTGCAACCACTGGCCGATGTCACCCGGATCGCGCGTGCGGTGGGGATCCCGGTGCATACCGACGCCGTCCAGGCCGTGGGTTCGGTTCCGGTCGATTTCGCCACGTCAGGCGTCGACGCGCTGACCTTCACCGGGCACAAGCTGGGTGGACCCTTCGGGGTGGGGGCGCTGGTCGTACGCCGTGAGGTCGACGTGACGCCGCTGGATCACGGCGGGGGACAGGAGCGCATCCGTTCCGGCACGCTGGACACTCCCGCGATCGCGTCGATGGCGGCTGCGGTCGAAGCCGCGGTGAAGTCCCAAACCGAGCATGCTGCGCAGGTGAGCGCGTTGCGAGACGACCTGGTCCGCCGTGTCATCGAGGTGGTGCCGGACGCCCATCTGCACGGAGCTGGGCCCGGACCCGAGCGGCTGCCCGGCAACGCCCACCTCGGCTTTCCAGGCTGCGAGGGGGACTCCCTGCTGATGCTGCTCGACGCGCGCGGCATCGAATGTTCGACCGGCTCCGCGTGCTCGGCCGGCGTACCTCAGCCCTCCCACGTGCTGCTCGCCATGGGATGCGAAGAGGAGCAGGCCAGGCACTCGTTGCGCTTCACGTTCGGGCACACCTCGGTGCCAGGCGACGTCGACGCTGTGGTGACGGCGATCGGACCGGCCGTCGAGAGGGCGCGCTCGGCCAACTCGAGGATGCGCTGA
- the mnmA gene encoding tRNA 2-thiouridine(34) synthase MnmA — MRVVAAMSGGVDSAVAAARAHEAGHDVVGVHLALSRNPASYRSGARGCCTIEDSNDARRAADVIGIPFYVWDLSERFHEDVVEDFMDEYAAGRTPNPCLRCNEKIKFAAVLDRALGLGFDAVATGHYAELRQGADGLIEMHRAVDHAKDQSYVLGVLDQDQLRHAMFPLGDTTKPAVREEAARRGLLVADKPDSHDICFVADGDNAGWLREKLGERAPNHGGAIVDEAGEVVGSHDGTYAFTIGQRKGLRIGRPAPDGKPRFVLDIEPVSGTVTVGPREHLAVTAIAADRPRWCGTVPTVLDGEDVTVQLRAHGDEHRAQVVVEGEHVSIELLDPAYGIAPGQAAVIYAGSRVVGSATIVSTTRRPGG; from the coding sequence ATGCGGGTCGTCGCCGCGATGTCCGGGGGAGTCGACTCGGCGGTCGCCGCCGCGCGCGCCCACGAGGCGGGCCACGACGTGGTCGGCGTACACCTCGCGCTGTCGCGCAACCCCGCCTCTTATCGCTCCGGCGCTCGCGGCTGCTGCACCATCGAGGACAGCAACGACGCGCGCCGCGCGGCCGACGTGATCGGCATCCCGTTCTATGTCTGGGATCTCTCCGAGCGCTTCCACGAAGACGTGGTCGAGGACTTCATGGACGAGTACGCCGCAGGGCGTACGCCCAACCCCTGCCTGCGTTGCAACGAGAAGATCAAGTTCGCCGCTGTATTGGATCGGGCTTTGGGGCTGGGCTTCGACGCGGTCGCCACGGGTCACTACGCCGAGTTGCGGCAGGGCGCGGACGGGCTGATCGAGATGCATCGCGCGGTCGACCACGCCAAGGACCAGTCGTACGTCCTCGGCGTGCTCGACCAGGACCAGTTGCGGCACGCGATGTTCCCCCTGGGTGACACCACGAAGCCCGCCGTACGCGAAGAGGCGGCCCGCCGCGGTCTTCTCGTGGCCGACAAGCCGGACTCGCACGACATCTGCTTCGTCGCCGACGGCGACAACGCCGGCTGGTTGCGAGAGAAGCTCGGCGAACGGGCGCCCAACCATGGTGGCGCGATCGTCGACGAGGCCGGTGAGGTGGTCGGGTCGCATGACGGGACGTACGCCTTCACCATCGGCCAGCGCAAGGGGCTGCGGATCGGTCGCCCGGCACCCGACGGCAAGCCGCGTTTCGTTCTCGACATCGAGCCGGTGTCGGGCACTGTGACGGTCGGCCCCCGCGAACACCTGGCTGTCACCGCGATCGCGGCCGACCGGCCGCGCTGGTGCGGCACGGTTCCCACCGTCCTCGACGGCGAGGATGTGACGGTGCAGTTGCGCGCGCACGGGGACGAGCACCGCGCGCAGGTCGTTGTCGAGGGCGAGCACGTGTCGATCGAGTTGCTCGACCCGGCGTACGGCATCGCGCCCGGCCAGGCCGCGGTGATCTATGCGGGCAGCCGGGTGGTGGGTTCGGCGACCATCGTGAGCACGACGCGCAGACCCGGTGGTTGA
- a CDS encoding methionine synthase, with protein MALATAIGSYPGSDSRAYDEWVRVVFGELSVPHLPELPGRGAHASMTGRALGLVAELGADLQPAGWRLTGSGGGVDQRRARSLLAQDLDALEEHAQGYSGVFKIQVAGPWTLATTVERPRGDKVLADHGARRELAQALAEGVRGHVADVRRRLPDVTQLIVQVDEPVLSSVLGARVPTASGFGRHRAVEPAEVSAALGWTFAAVVESGAHPWVHSCATDPGLALLAGAGAAGLAVDPAILGAGAWDELAEAADSGLVVALGVTPSVEPGPAPPDTALVGSVSRVLDMLGLDPESLGSRLVITPSCGLAGASYDWARRALSLTTSVARALS; from the coding sequence ATGGCTCTGGCGACCGCGATCGGCTCCTACCCCGGCTCGGATTCGCGGGCGTACGACGAGTGGGTGCGTGTCGTCTTCGGCGAGTTGTCCGTGCCGCATCTACCCGAGCTGCCCGGTCGAGGTGCGCACGCTTCGATGACGGGGCGTGCGCTGGGGCTCGTGGCTGAGTTGGGAGCCGATCTGCAACCAGCGGGCTGGCGTCTGACCGGATCCGGAGGCGGAGTCGACCAACGGCGGGCGCGGTCGCTGCTGGCGCAGGATCTCGACGCGTTGGAGGAGCACGCGCAGGGATATTCGGGCGTGTTCAAGATCCAGGTCGCCGGGCCGTGGACGCTGGCCACGACCGTCGAACGCCCGCGCGGAGACAAGGTTCTCGCCGACCACGGGGCGCGTCGCGAGTTGGCCCAGGCGCTGGCAGAGGGCGTACGGGGTCACGTCGCAGACGTACGCCGTCGGCTCCCGGACGTCACGCAGCTGATCGTCCAGGTCGACGAACCTGTGCTGTCGTCGGTGTTGGGTGCACGGGTGCCGACCGCGTCGGGATTCGGTCGGCATCGCGCGGTCGAACCAGCCGAGGTGTCGGCGGCCCTGGGGTGGACCTTCGCGGCCGTCGTGGAGTCGGGTGCGCACCCGTGGGTACATTCGTGCGCCACCGATCCGGGCCTCGCGCTGCTGGCCGGCGCCGGGGCTGCGGGTCTGGCTGTGGATCCGGCCATCCTCGGTGCTGGTGCGTGGGACGAACTCGCCGAAGCGGCCGACTCCGGTCTGGTCGTGGCGCTCGGGGTGACCCCCAGTGTCGAGCCAGGCCCCGCCCCGCCCGACACGGCTCTGGTGGGCTCGGTGTCGCGGGTGCTGGACATGCTCGGTCTCGATCCGGAGTCGCTCGGCTCGCGCCTGGTCATCACGCCGTCGTGTGGCCTGGCCGGTGCGTCGTACGACTGGGCGCGCCGCGCGCTCTCCCTGACGACGAGCGTGGCGCGGGCGCTGAGTTAG